A window of Chrysoperla carnea chromosome 3, inChrCarn1.1, whole genome shotgun sequence genomic DNA:
ctctagagaaataaagaattttaagtttgttttaaatttttatcaatactaataacaacaaaatttataagatatttaagAGGATATCATTTTAGTGAGGCTTTAGCGAAACGATTGATCAAAAATCGATTCTCAAATTAGAGCTCCACGGAAATTGTAATCaaatcaaacatttattttagattaaCTTACACCATATTCAGGTTTGAAAAATCCTTGTTTCTCCCACCAACTATACCAAGCAGCCTCTACATATTTTGGACTGTATGCATCTGGCATAGCACacgaaatatcttttttatcacCATCTGCTGTAGGAATGTCGTATACAGCAGCTTCTTTCacttctttctttttttcttttttctataaCAATGACATCATTTTAGgtatgtaagtatttttaataatttaaaactgaaatactGAAGTAATTTTAACCTTTCGGGCACCATCGGGCCCATACGGGCACCATCGTGTGTTTAGCAAGagttatcataatttaaaatagatgaTTAGCGTGAACAGAATATAATCTAAGTTTTTTGAGCTTTTATCAGATTTTCTGAgaatcagtgaatgaacgcaatcacagggTGAACCAAAAAGCCAAAAAACCCTCAGACCCGTGCCAATTCGACTCCATTAAAGACATGGCGAACCCTTgaatcagtgaatgaacgcatTACAgagaaaaactattaatttttcttcaaaaaacttagataatattttgttcACGCTAATTATTTTAACGTGAGACTCACGCTAAACACACAATTGTgtccatatattattttcgtaaaaaaataaaccacctcaatcttaaggtagtactatcggtaatagactttgcattcagaatttaatgaaacttggcatagttgtccattattaaatcataattaaccagttaaatttttagagggccttcagagaactgaaaatctgaacgtacagttttgtgaaataaaataaaatctgtggtttcccataaggatcagtgttaaaatatctttttttcagttctctgaaggcccctaaaaatttaactggttaattatgatataataatggacaactatgccaagttttaataaattctgaatgcaaagtctattaccgatagtactaccttaagcacattagaaaagaaaatgtaGACGCACTCAATTTAAGAAGAGGtgcttttaaacattttcattgATATTTGCAACAAAGTTTCTCTGGGCAGTAGATAGGTCTAATATCGTAATGAAGTGACGGCAAGAACTTAAGAAGTGGTAACTTTTGTTACTCCATTGTGATTCCcataatttttagtttgtttatatttttatatgtaaattacaATTGAATGCAAACATAATTTCATGCATTGCATCATCTTCAGTAGtgtgtaaatgaaaaaacattttcagttTTCTTGAAGCACAATCAAATAAAACGTACAGTGTACTAATTTTTTACGAACATATTTCAGAAATCAGAACATATGGACAAACATATAATTACACGACATAATTATAATGCTTACCTCAGGTTTTTCTTTAGTGGTATTTGCTGTAACATTTTGTTTCTctaatttttgctttaatttgTCTAATTTTGCCTGTTTCTTTGCCTCTTTCTCCAATTGCTTAGCGGTTTTTTGTGGTGGTTCAACACCATTCACTGTCGGTTCACTATCACCCatttttgtgtaataatttttaagaattttaatttaaataacggATGTATTGTATTTGCCACATGTGTTTCATTCACTTTTCAGAATACAATCAGGCTTATGTCACATTTGACCTTCGTGAATCATCGGAACTGCAGTATTACGAAAAAAGGTGGgttttataaattagttttttggaGAAAGGGTAAAATTTTGACTTTCACCTTAATTTGTGGATAGACAGAATGgctaatgtaataaattattgaagatttaaaaatttttatttttagtgaccGGAccacattttattcaaatatattgcATTTATGTCATACAAGTTTTCATGTTAGTTAATTTATGACAAgatattcttgttttttaattataaattcaattaaaaaccaAAGCATAACTTTTATGAATAGATAAACATTTCGTGCGAAATTCAAATGCGACTTTACTACTCAAATCggattgaaaatgtaaaatggtaaaatgggGGTCTCATAATGACCACATTTCTCGAAATTATGTAgagaataaaattctaaaagcTATGTACTTAACTGCCATTTACGGGATAAGCCTTATATCCAAATGTGCCATTTGTGCGCCATCTCCGTTCTCAGAGATGaaaactggaaattttttaCTGACTactttccataaaaatttttaatggataatagataataataaagcGCTCTTTCGCGTACTTTTATTATCCCTACTAACATCCTCTAATAGAAACGGAAACAtggcttaaaataaatacacaccTAATAAAATCGTAATtggtgtaattaattaatatatagcTTAGTTTCATCAttctcgaaaatcgaaaaaaaaattctagaaaatagttTCGAAAAGCAAATACTAGACTGCCATAATTATACTGGTTTTTTaatcttttctaatttattattttcatatcaatttatgcctatctatttatgttataaattataatgtttgttacaggatattttaacaattaacttagtcaactgtttattttcactttcaaaacAGTGTAAAGTGAGGTGAGATAAAATTGAACAAGAATACCAACataattttaccaaataatttACAGTTTATAAAAGTGCTGTGTAACTTAAAAAGTTTGTCCACAAAATCGAATTGTCATTCTTAAATcgtaattaaaatcaattttatacttCAAAATGATGGCAAATATGATGAATGGAGGCCTTCCCGATTATCAAATACCCGGGGGTAGACAAACATCTCAATTTAGTCCATACGCAGATAATGGAGGGTGAGTagtattacaaatttaattattttttggttaaaatcgGCAAATGAAGTGTCATGTTGTTGATTATAAACCGCatttaatctaataaaaaaatttacaactctaatataagtttttaatttttctctaggAGTATTGTCGCAATCGCTGGTgataattttgttgtaattgGTGCAGATACACGTCTTAGTACCGGTTTCCAAATTTACACCCGTAATCAAAGTAAATTGTTCAAAATCAACGAGAATACCGTTCTTGGATGTTCAGGATGCTGGTGTGATGCCTTGACTTTAACACGTATACTTGCAGCTCGTACTCAAATGTACGCCCATGACCATCATAAACAAATGACAACACCTGCCACAGCGCAAATGTTATCGACTATTTTATACTATAAACGATTTTTCCCATATTATGTGTCCAACATTCTAGCTGGATTAGATGGTGACGGTAAAGGATGCGTATACAGCTATGATCCAATTGGTCATTGTGAGAAAGCTACATATCGAGCTGGTGGATCATCTGGGGCACTACTTCAACCATTATTAGATAATCAAATTGGTttgaaaaatatgcaaaatgtAGATGCAGAAAGTAGCAAGCTAACTATTGAGAAGGCGTTGGCTATTTtaaaagatacatttatttcagcTGCTGAACGTGATATTTATACAGGTGATAGTATTCATATAAACATCATCACCAAGGAtggaattaaatttgaaacatttgaaTTGCGTAAAGATTAATTTCGTgtgcgaaaatttattttatgtattttttttcctttttgcaaaataaaaaattttttaaatctcattttatttatttatttatttaataattaccttTTCAATTCCAACGCCATAGTGGAAGATTTAGCAGTTTTTAAACTGCAAAGTGGGTACAATTTACCAGTAATTATTGAAAAgtaagaaatatacaaaaaccttaaaaattattcaatagtaaaagatgttattttgagttttatatgaaatatatctcaaggtatactaatataattttagtcccaagtttgtaacgcttattaataatattgattaaaatcacttaattagtccatttccttctgcccgtctgtcatcacgataactcaaaaacgaaaagagaaatcaagatgaagtttttatagcgtgttcaggccGTAACAAGTGAGtttgtgttcgtaaatgagcaacacaggtcaattgagtcttgggtcccaACCactatagtaaaaattattgattagaaATATACGAGTCATAATAACGAGTAAAGTGTAAAATCATTTGAGTACAACATCTCTATATAGAATGAAGTTCTgcgtggaaaatttttataaaatttcatgactTAACACATATATGTAATCACGCGAGCAGTATTAAAATGTACTTTCTAGATACTATTCTTGTATCAACTTTCTCCATCCATCATTGTTACTTTAATcggtataaatttataaaaaatcaagaaaaagtattatcaagaaattttgaaagttaatttttaattcttcacccttcttaaagattattattactaattttcTAGGCATCTTTCAAATAAGGATCAAGTGcttcaatagggaatattcatgtatttttttaatgtttttaattcattgtttacaccgttataacatagtaaaaaatataaatactgcttaaaaatgctgtatttaagtgtaaaaaaatatttaaaatacattataattttgagatatttaaacgcagttttttggcgctctctgttgatgacgtataagtacgcgatggtgacagttcaatgtataatttacactttaaaaaaattaatttacaacacagaatttacactcattattcagttttctaataaaaagccgtagaatagtataatttaatgaaataccatataaaatgtaagtaattaatagcatacagtatgtcaacaaatttgacaagcccgtactttgatgtcacgttcgtataaaaatttgaatttccgttttagaaatttttaaatgccctcactgaatttgtacttttattaattaattttaagtaattaaaaagatattaattactaaaataatggtttagttgaaatgtccagctaataaagttacggaagaaaaatatttgaaccaaatttaaatttcatgaatattccctattatgtatatttttcagtttcatttacaagatttcattttcaatgaagaaaattgaataagGATAAAGAGGTTATTTAAGCTAGGATTTTCACTTGTCTATCttgaattgaatttattcaAGTTAATATAAgggattttgtttatttgtcttcgtacattgaattttatcttgaaGCCTGTACAAAAGACGACCCTGTCTGGTAGAGcataattttttggattatcaaattagtaaaaacatacaaaataaagaatatttattattcctaaaaaacatattaatcaTTGATATAGAACTTGTGAAAGGAACACCTAACAACCACATAACCATGCCTTCTAAGAACCTGAAAAAATtcgaacatttaataaaaattttaaaattagtcaaTTGAACCGTTATTTAACGAAAATCcgataaaatgaaacaaatgtttaaaattttcgtaaaatatatttttaattgagacttatatcaattttttcaaaactagtctcaagtgaaaatattttttacgaaaattttaaatatttgtttcattttataatatttgagacGAATGTTGAAAACATCGGTGACACGAACATTTGAGAAAAActtgtataaagaaaaataaaaaaaatactttttatttttattaatatatttaattattatgttgaaaaataattagaaatcattaaataattaaaaaaaaaaaaaaaaattgaaacatttacaaacatttttttcccaatatgtttttcaacaagaaaaattatcaactatttatatataaacataaccggtacattattttttgttaaattttaataatatgtccACTTCAAAGTCAAAGggataatttttaatcattatttcatCTGCCTTTACCTCGCAATTTGATACCcaatactttttcaattttaccaaTCACCAAATTGTTTGGTATTCCGCGGCCAGCTTCGTAATCATTTACAACTTGaggtttttcatttattttctgtaaatcaaaatatttagtataaGTATTATTTTCCGCATCTCataatttttaagtcaaataTAGCCCAGAACataaaggtttttttataatagctaAAGCTGCCATAAACTTCCTATTTTCGGAACCTTTgatcttgaataatttttttagcgcACGTAATTTTGCAATAGACTTTTCATAGCTTATTTCTAGCATCCAAATAAAGCTAATCCCTGTGAAAAAACTCCACTTTGGAACAAATCGTAAAGAATTTAGATATTCATCATCAGATGTTTTAGGAATATTGTTGCGATAGGGTGTCCAGGAATGAGTTTGGGCTTATTTTGAGTCGCTGTGAAAAGAATAGGCGGTGAACAGGGCTTGATATGCAGAGAACGACCACAGAGCATAAGGCGGTAGAGTGTTTAGGatgaagaataaaatttttttgataaccttAAGAACTTCAGCATTGTGGCATCTAAGATTAACCCAACCTCCCTGTGATTTGTTTGGAAATAAAAccatggatatagaaatattaaaatctaaaacacacgaaatattatcgttctatttgaatttcccACAAATGAGAGCCGTAGCCctttcaaaagtaggcacattgcttcccccctgagtgatacaccccctcgtctaaagtaggactttatactacatccctattataattactagatccgtggtctaaacaaattaattatggCACATTTTTAAgaccaaaatattttcattaaaaaaatattagtagcATTGACACTAAAATCATTGTCTAGTTTATTGAAACTTGACATCAAATCACTATTTAAAGAGTGATTAATCTTCAAACTTAATGTACacaatattggaaatttttgtagaatatgtataaaataaaagaaatctgAATATTCAACTTACGGTTGCCAGATCTTTTTGACTCATTCCTTTAGCTTGACGTCCCTGTTGAATCAGTTTACCCATACTTAAAGGTACTGACTCATGTTTTAATTCTTCTGTTTCCCGATCCAATTTAGctgtattttttgttgtaacaTGTTGTTTATTACTTCCAGCTCCccctaaaaataacaaaaataaattaaataaaaataattatgtttattacaAACAAATCATAACATACATTTTTGTTGTGTTTCAACGGCAATTCCTTGTCGACGTGCAGCATTAACTGCAGCCTCACTTTTCATTTGTGAAGCTTTTGGAGCTTTTTTACGTAAAACTGTAACTGTATCCCACTCAgacattgtaattaatttactgtatctattattttttgaagaaaactaaaaaaatgtgaCTGGTTTATGTTCTAGAAATGTCAATGGcttattatattacttttacGCAATGTTTAACAATAATATGACGTGCCTTCACTATAGACACCTATCGGATGGaaaatttactatattatataattccaaaaattcaaaaattttaaaaatgaaaacaaaatttaatatttatttcatataatatactGCTCAAAGGTATCTTATGGGTACCTTATAAATTAGCAAATGGAAATAAAACTTACtatatttttacagttttaaaacatgtttagaTATTAGAAATAGCGCGTAAAAGCTCAAATGTTTCATATACTCTATTGTTAGTCTTATGAGCTTTAAGAAGCTTTAATAAATGTACAGTTCAAATACTTGAATGTATCTTGTTGATGCTTTAACTTTTTAGTTTAGCAGCGCGAAAAATTTGCGATTATGAAAACGGTAGTCTTCTTTGTAGTCAATATCTTGAAGAAATTTAAGATAATTCTGTATTTTCGTAAAGTAACATCAAATTTATGAACATCAAGCTTTAAAACGtatagatttaattttatttattttcaaatctacataatttaaataactgcGCTTGTATTCAAGAACTATTGAGATGTCACTACTGATTTAAGCATAACATGCATAACAAATAAACATTTCGAGAAAAACCAATATTAAAGCTCCGTgtggtttttctttttaaaaatatatttaaatttctatcaaattatttttataatcgtttttattaaaactattgacagttaatataaaatgtcaTCAGATTGGGATACAGTTACAGTACTTCGTAAAAAAGCACCAAAAGCTTCACAAATGAAAAGTGAAGCAGCTGTCAATGCAGCTCGACGACAAGGGATCGCTGTGGAAACACAACAAAAGTGTATGTTCAATTTTATTCTAAGAACGCattttgttatgttttaatttataattattattattattattgttatgaatAGGGGGTGCGGGAAGTAATAAACAACATGTTACCA
This region includes:
- the LOC123295421 gene encoding endothelial differentiation-related factor 1 homolog — its product is MSEWDTVTVLRKKAPKASQMKSEAAVNAARRQGIAVETQQKWGAGSNKQHVTTKNTAKLDRETEELKHESVPLSMGKLIQQGRQAKGMSQKDLATKINEKPQVVNDYEAGRGIPNNLVIGKIEKVLGIKLRGS
- the LOC123295348 gene encoding proteasome subunit beta type-1, encoding MMANMMNGGLPDYQIPGGRQTSQFSPYADNGGSIVAIAGDNFVVIGADTRLSTGFQIYTRNQSKLFKINENTVLGCSGCWCDALTLTRILAARTQMYAHDHHKQMTTPATAQMLSTILYYKRFFPYYVSNILAGLDGDGKGCVYSYDPIGHCEKATYRAGGSSGALLQPLLDNQIGLKNMQNVDAESSKLTIEKALAILKDTFISAAERDIYTGDSIHINIITKDGIKFETFELRKD